In Paenibacillus sp. BIC5C1, a genomic segment contains:
- a CDS encoding YbjQ family protein, giving the protein MLITTTPIIEGSPVRQYIGVATGEVIIAANVGRDFLASFRDLVGGRSRTYENKLREARDAAFEEITEQAAQMGANAVIGVDLNYEVVRQGMLMVAVSGTAVII; this is encoded by the coding sequence TTGCTAATTACAACAACACCAATAATTGAAGGTTCCCCAGTCAGACAGTATATCGGCGTTGCAACAGGTGAAGTCATCATCGCTGCCAATGTCGGTAGAGACTTTCTCGCTTCATTTAGAGATCTTGTAGGCGGCCGTTCTCGTACCTATGAGAACAAGCTAAGGGAAGCAAGAGACGCTGCCTTTGAAGAAATAACCGAGCAAGCCGCACAGATGGGAGCCAATGCCGTAATCGGTGTGGATCTGAATTACGAGGTTGTCCGTCAAGGTATGCTCATGGTTGCTGTAAGCGGAACGGCAGTTATTATTTAG
- a CDS encoding DMT family transporter has product MNEIKAMENPNKFSDPLFVTLVASICCLLWGSAYPFIKLGYSAFDILAEDIPSKFVFAGYRFILAGLLLLFLFRVISKRKFELSGRQFSSLILLGLFQTGLQYLFFYVGVANTTGVKGSIMNATTTFFSVVLAHFLYKNDKLSKNKIAGCLLGFIGVIIVNFHSNLLEFSFSLTGEGFVIIAALIFSITAIYAKHLTGSIDVLVITGVSLFVGGLGLTILGLLLGGRVTHFTLESTGILIYLVLLSSAAFCLWNLLLKYNKVGKVSVYNFLIPVFGALLSALFLGETILEFKNLVALLFVSIGIYMVNRVTSSK; this is encoded by the coding sequence GTGAATGAAATAAAAGCAATGGAGAACCCGAATAAGTTTAGCGATCCTCTATTTGTAACGTTAGTTGCAAGTATTTGCTGCTTGTTATGGGGAAGTGCCTACCCGTTTATTAAGCTTGGATATAGTGCTTTTGACATCCTGGCAGAAGATATTCCATCCAAATTTGTATTTGCGGGTTATCGATTTATTTTGGCAGGATTACTGCTTCTTTTCCTGTTTCGTGTCATTAGTAAACGGAAATTTGAACTGTCTGGACGGCAATTTTCAAGCTTAATATTGCTTGGCTTGTTCCAAACAGGTCTGCAGTATCTGTTTTTTTATGTGGGTGTAGCCAATACGACAGGAGTCAAAGGTTCGATTATGAATGCGACAACGACCTTTTTCAGTGTTGTTCTAGCTCACTTTTTATATAAAAATGATAAACTGAGCAAAAATAAAATAGCCGGCTGTCTGCTTGGATTTATTGGCGTAATCATTGTTAATTTCCACTCCAACCTGCTGGAATTCTCCTTCTCTCTCACAGGTGAAGGTTTCGTTATTATTGCGGCTCTTATTTTTTCTATTACGGCCATCTATGCAAAGCACTTAACTGGCTCCATCGACGTCCTCGTTATTACCGGAGTTAGCCTGTTTGTCGGCGGACTGGGACTCACCATACTGGGATTACTGCTTGGCGGCCGGGTTACCCATTTTACACTTGAATCAACGGGTATCTTGATTTACTTAGTTTTACTTTCATCAGCTGCATTTTGCTTGTGGAATCTACTTCTGAAATACAACAAAGTGGGGAAAGTATCAGTGTATAACTTCCTTATCCCTGTCTTTGGTGCATTGCTATCGGCGTTGTTTTTGGGAGAAACGATTTTGGAATTCAAGAACCTAGTCGCATTGCTCTTTGTATCCATCGGTATTTATATGGTCAATAGAGTCACCTCATCAAAATAA
- a CDS encoding MepB family protein, whose amino-acid sequence MIIYIGDYKYRSRLAKLTPKKKGFFVVFWEKDENNQNQPYSFFESPDKLIISIINGNMKGQFVFPKSKLLEKGILKNNDTKGKMAIRVYPSWEKELNKSAVQTQKWQQQYFIDLSDEIDDQKLIDLYFG is encoded by the coding sequence ATGATTATCTATATTGGAGATTATAAATATCGAAGTCGCCTCGCCAAATTAACTCCAAAGAAAAAAGGTTTTTTTGTTGTATTTTGGGAAAAAGACGAAAACAATCAAAATCAACCGTACTCCTTTTTCGAAAGTCCAGACAAACTAATAATCTCAATTATAAATGGAAATATGAAGGGACAGTTCGTTTTTCCAAAATCTAAATTACTCGAAAAAGGAATTTTGAAAAACAATGACACTAAAGGGAAGATGGCTATTAGAGTTTACCCTTCTTGGGAAAAAGAGTTAAATAAATCAGCTGTGCAAACACAAAAGTGGCAACAACAATACTTTATTGATTTATCGGATGAAATAGATGACCAAAAATTAATAGACTTATATTTTGGTTAG
- a CDS encoding HAMP domain-containing sensor histidine kinase has product MKIQQRMTFHFTYQLIFYALIILAITLIACIIYFQNTTNSELRRNFPVGALQLIAQEASSKDGTIQISPKWDKLIEEKGMWMQVVNAEGDVIYEVNTNSYDGLSPSYSIAQLLDIQETRTLGTYAVQTHLNFAFNVPVLYVLGYQSSDLDQLMAWFHEYGQQGRVSSEKLPFLDQRLRETGSYLQVINSSGHAEQAIGDETYLQKGYRPLDILAIQQSPSNYDTNIVAHRDQRSGMTWILYTRNPAGGPLKHPAMDTATRGLMWFAGLALLLAVPLSVWHGYRYGQPLILFAGWFERMGRGQYDQVLTAKDKRKIFRSNGTMRNRYRLYKEVIESFYQMADQLAQTEKERERLEKDQREWMSGISHDLRTPLSTIQGYGYMLESLPEQWSQEEMRTMGATIREKGDYMLELISDFSMIHQLKQGDSIMELRKIDLVELVRCSVLKYVNDATLSEYQFHYVGEERPLWVQADETWLLRLMDNLLSNAVKHNPPGVNVTVSIGRMNNKACIRVFDNGKGMDEETLQHLFNRYYRGTNTEESTAGSGLGMSIAKTIVEAHGGEIHVQSKIRQGTKIEILLPC; this is encoded by the coding sequence ATGAAGATACAACAGCGCATGACATTCCACTTCACGTATCAATTGATCTTTTATGCCCTGATCATTCTGGCCATTACTCTCATTGCTTGCATTATATACTTTCAAAACACGACCAATAGTGAGTTGCGCCGGAACTTTCCAGTAGGTGCCTTACAACTGATTGCTCAAGAAGCTTCTTCAAAGGACGGGACCATTCAGATCTCCCCCAAGTGGGATAAGCTCATTGAGGAAAAAGGAATGTGGATGCAGGTTGTAAATGCCGAAGGGGACGTCATCTACGAAGTAAATACAAATTCGTATGATGGGCTGTCGCCATCGTACTCTATCGCCCAACTGCTCGATATTCAGGAGACACGGACACTTGGGACATATGCTGTTCAAACTCATCTGAACTTTGCCTTTAATGTGCCGGTTCTGTATGTCCTTGGCTACCAAAGTTCTGATCTTGATCAGCTCATGGCCTGGTTCCACGAATATGGGCAACAAGGGAGGGTGTCTAGCGAAAAGCTTCCCTTTCTGGATCAGCGACTGCGTGAAACCGGCAGTTATCTCCAGGTAATCAATTCCTCTGGTCATGCAGAACAAGCCATCGGTGATGAAACTTATTTGCAGAAGGGCTACCGTCCACTGGACATTCTGGCAATCCAGCAATCGCCCAGCAACTATGATACGAATATTGTAGCCCATCGGGACCAGCGTAGTGGAATGACCTGGATTCTTTATACGCGCAATCCAGCGGGTGGTCCTTTGAAACATCCGGCGATGGATACGGCAACACGCGGACTCATGTGGTTTGCAGGTCTAGCTCTTCTCTTGGCAGTACCCTTATCGGTCTGGCATGGCTACCGTTACGGTCAGCCACTAATTTTGTTCGCAGGCTGGTTCGAACGTATGGGGCGTGGGCAGTATGATCAGGTACTTACCGCCAAGGACAAACGCAAGATATTCCGCTCCAATGGCACGATGCGAAACCGCTACAGGCTCTATAAGGAAGTCATTGAATCCTTCTATCAAATGGCTGATCAATTGGCCCAAACCGAGAAGGAGCGCGAGCGGCTGGAGAAAGATCAAAGAGAGTGGATGTCAGGAATTTCACATGATCTGCGAACCCCTCTGTCCACCATTCAAGGTTATGGATATATGCTTGAGAGTTTACCGGAACAATGGAGCCAAGAAGAGATGCGTACCATGGGGGCGACGATCCGGGAAAAGGGGGATTACATGCTTGAGTTGATCTCTGACTTTTCCATGATCCATCAGCTCAAGCAAGGTGATTCGATTATGGAGCTTAGGAAAATCGATTTGGTTGAGCTGGTGCGTTGCTCCGTGCTGAAGTATGTCAATGACGCTACGCTATCTGAATACCAGTTTCACTACGTTGGAGAGGAGCGTCCCTTGTGGGTACAGGCTGATGAAACCTGGTTGCTGCGGTTAATGGATAACTTGCTGTCCAACGCCGTGAAGCATAACCCCCCAGGCGTGAACGTGACCGTTTCCATCGGCAGAATGAACAATAAGGCATGTATCCGCGTATTCGATAATGGCAAAGGGATGGACGAGGAAACGCTGCAGCATTTGTTCAATCGTTATTATCGGGGAACAAATACAGAGGAATCGACGGCTGGCTCTGGACTTGGGATGAGCATTGCCAAAACGATCGTGGAAGCACACGGCGGAGAAATTCATGTACAATCCAAAATCCGGCAAGGTACGAAAATTGAGATCTTGTTACCCTGTTGA
- a CDS encoding response regulator transcription factor, which produces MTNQTDIKIAIVDDEPSIVTMLQMVLRRAGFHQLYDASTCAEALDLVKRVSPDIVLLDITLPDGSGLELCSKLREYGNPHILFLTAKASDLDVLRGFAMGGDDYITKPFNPLEVAARIQARIRRLEPETPTVSQVKRPEPGVYRFGRFTVNEAEGELIVEGQPVPCPAQVFHLLLHFCKFPGVVFSKTQLYDQVWGINGQGDDSTVMVHIRRIREKIESDPGNPRLLLTVRGLGYKLSKELQEQ; this is translated from the coding sequence ATGACTAATCAAACGGATATTAAAATCGCAATTGTCGACGACGAACCCTCGATAGTCACCATGCTGCAAATGGTGCTTCGCAGGGCAGGGTTTCATCAGCTGTACGATGCCTCCACCTGTGCGGAAGCTCTCGATCTGGTGAAGCGGGTTTCCCCGGATATCGTCCTGCTCGACATCACGCTCCCGGACGGGAGTGGTCTGGAGCTCTGCTCCAAGCTTCGTGAATACGGAAATCCGCATATTTTATTTCTGACGGCTAAGGCATCCGATCTCGATGTGCTGAGGGGATTCGCCATGGGCGGGGACGATTATATTACCAAGCCCTTCAATCCTTTGGAGGTAGCTGCAAGAATTCAGGCGCGCATACGCCGTTTGGAGCCTGAAACTCCAACTGTGAGTCAGGTGAAGCGTCCTGAACCAGGGGTTTACCGATTCGGCCGCTTCACCGTGAATGAGGCGGAAGGTGAGTTAATCGTGGAGGGACAGCCTGTCCCTTGTCCTGCACAGGTTTTCCATCTACTGCTGCATTTCTGCAAGTTTCCAGGGGTCGTATTTTCCAAAACACAGCTCTACGATCAGGTGTGGGGGATCAACGGACAGGGAGATGACTCCACGGTAATGGTACATATTCGGCGCATACGAGAGAAGATCGAGAGCGATCCAGGAAATCCAAGATTGCTGCTCACTGTACGCGGGCTCGGCTACAAGCTGTCGAAGGAGCTTCAGGAGCAATGA